GCTTTACGACCCGACATTCCTGTGTGAGGTGTCGGTGGGTATATGGTGAGAATTGAAACAAAcctttgttcctgtgtctgctcattaACCCGATGTGACCCGAgaaccttttgctctcaggATGACCGAtatagaataaacaacacagcaataatatgattgtaattattaatcttcttctaataattacaaccctgtggagtaaacaataattcatagggcttacattcttgaatacaaattgaaaacacatgatcCAAAACCTAACAgattgttcatttgttcactaGTTGGGTAACATGTGGGCACCTGTGGTGATATAGGAGTAGGCAAGTGATGCCACGGGTAGCGAGGGGcaagagctcatgcgcagaggaacaGGACATGACTCAATGTGAATAACACAAACTCTCTTTACTGTGGCAAAAGGTTCCAAtaagtagtgttgttacgagatgtgtcgacgcttcgaagcgtgtgtcgagtaatggagggggcgtttcctcgaagcgcggaTCGAGGcatgcttcatttaggggaggagccaaaaatgatgacgtccgaagcctcgctgcccggctgtaccacgtgactgcttcgggaagtggttcagattttgccgggaggtttgacagcaatataaacccctcaggctccattcaacatgtgggttgttggttgagagtttggagagtttagagcagtggtgccagggttacggcccttgggccggattcggcccgaaTGTACGTCACATCCGGCCCGCGGATGATAAGgggagaatttttttaattttaaattttaatatatttttgtcTCCAATTCTTCAAAAGGCTCATTTGCAGGCTCACTTTTCGCTTACGGCCATACCACCCTgaacacgcccgatctcgtctgatctcggaagctaagcagggtcgggcctggtcagtacttggatgggagactgcctgggaataccaggtgctgtaagcatttCCCCACTCTTTCAACAAAGCCACAGGCTTCATGAAGCCTGTGGCTTTGTTGGTGCAtttctattttatatatgtaggcTACTTGCATGGATCGGAAAATGTTACGTTTTTAGAGGGTAACTGTCTCCTGCTTTAGGCTATGTAATTGTAGGCCTCATTGTGAGGCAATTTTGGTGCCAAtgcaatttctttcttttgggaacattttcacacacagaatacattaaaaaaatattgtattatgcacatatgtgataatttatgtacagaaatgatttggtcatacatttttgtaattcatagtcattcccaacagccataacagacacaataattcaatgcatcacattatgtggttcagatacagctgcctgtgattatgcacttggccagtaggtggtatcgtgtgcacatgaagcttcgagtaatgaaccctttctcgaaccaattggctgaagtggttcgatgcctcatgaggcttcatctcaccatcactacccataagtaaacaagtccaaaaaaggggcaggcagagaatcggaggtCAGGAATATGCACTAATAACAAGAAAGACAGAACtacagacaacaatccagcaagagacaagggaaagactggcacaatatataaggggggggggggcacaggtgtacggcatcagacactaacgagacaagagtggctgagggcaggtggagGGAATGAactaatcaaggagacagaggagacagaagaaacaGAGGATACACAGCAAAGGGCGTtacaggtacaggaccagcatgcacctgcgGGTAGGCCTATGGTTTCTTACCAGCGCAGGAGAGGCAGCGTTAGGAGTTCCtttgttattttgttgtttgcttgttttgttgagttaaataaattatcagaaaaaCGTAATGCTGAAAGGACAATGCTTTCTTTGGTCTGCGTAACCCCTCACAGTGGACAGATGATATATTTACCATGAGTGCAGAGGGGTGCCATGCCTCCTACCTGCCGCTAGAGGTCAGACAAGTTCACATTTTCAATCCTTTGAGTCCCAGCCTTTGTTTCGATATGTGGATTTACCTGATTAATGAGTGTGTTAATAAAGTAAATGTGAACGTACCATTACACATATTCATACTGAATTTACAAATATGTAATATTGAACTTGCTGGACCCTTAATATTCTAATTAAATGTAGAATATAGTAGAATACAAATGTTATTTTAGTGAAGTCTTCCCTTTTGTTGCAAAACATGTGTTGcttctcctctgtcctttgtGCTGTGTTTTTAATTGCTTGCATAAGTGCTCCTGTGCACCCTACACTTTACAGCATGTATTGTgtaaatctatttattttacTGCAGGCCATCTGAAGACGTTGAGCCATGCTTGGGAGAAATATCCCTCTCAGGTGGGCGTTATCTAAATATCTTGCCACAAATGCATTACAAAAAATTTTAACAAAAATTAGAACCTATCTTGCTAATTTTCACTCTGTAGACCTGCGAATCCCTCTGATGTGGAAAGACTCAGAGTACTTCAAAAACAAAGGAGGTAAGTCGGGATGTTGTTTACAAGGGAACTGATTTCACAAAGCTGCTGACCTCATCTTGGAAAAATGTTTCGAAAAGTGCAACGAAAATGCTGCATGCATGTATATCATGAGAGGAAATAAATATGTATCGAGCTTATttactctgttgttgttgttgttgcagagcTGCAGCGCTGCGCCGTGTTCTGCCTGCTTCAGAGCGGCACAGAGATCCATGACACTGATCTGGTGATGGTGGACAGAACTCTAACTGACATTTGTTTTGAAGGCACCACCATATTGTAAGTAACATATTTTAACCATTGTTCCAAGAAGTTCCGTTGTTTCCTATAATCCCACTTAAAAGACATATTCCGTGTGACCCTGCACACGCGTGTGGAAGCAGCAACGAGGCTGCGCGTCGAGCTGTACAGCAGTTGCGCAGTGGAGGACTTCTCCCCGGGGGCTCTAGGACCCAGGAGAGCCAGCGGCCTGGGGGCCTCAGTGGGATGCTCCTCAGGGAAAACGATCCGTGCTGCGTTCGAGTTCGCAGCTGTTTGTGGATCCAGTGGAGGAAACACGGGACCTGGGAGTGTGTCGCCCCCTCGGTCTCCTGACCTGTCAGCACGGTGAGGATCACAATGCTCCCTgccacgcaaacacacacacacacacacacacacacacacacacacacacacacacacacacacacacacacacacacacacacacacacacacacacacacactaggggAATATATTTTGGAACCGAGtgtcacttttttcttttctttttctgtttataGGGGCCCCAAGTATAACCTGCTGGCTCACACCACACTGAGAATCGAACACGTCCGGGAAGGTTTCAAGACGCATGATTGGTGTCTGGCAGCAACAGGTGAGTTACAAAGCCTCTCTTCTTTTGGTTTCTTATTGTCTCATCCTCTTCTCCCTGAAAATGAATCCTAATCCCCTCGTTCTTACAGAGGATAATCCATTCTGGTTGCCTCTGTATGGCAATATGTGCTGCCGCCTAGTAGCTCAGCCCCGGTGCATGATGCATCCAATCAAAAGTGGCCGACTCGAGGTTAAGGTGACTTTCTTTTAATATGTATTGTCCTGCTTTGTGACTCTTTTGATATACTTTTTTGCTAAAaagttttttattataagacaaaagacaatacatggacataacacctagaggatgaAAAcacagtggacaaaacatcataaagtcagagtattggagatgtgtgtgtaggtgtgtatgtgtgtgtgtgtgtgtctttttgaaatcaaagaaacaaaatagATCGGTGATGgcatatttgtatgtgtgtgcatgtacgtgtaattacatttttttttagggaAGGGAAAATAAGTAAACACAAAATTAAGATTAATTAATCACTAAAATGGGTGCTGTCAAGTTTGTAAAAgcatagtgaatgatgaccagacgTAGAGGTGTTCTGTTGGgttgtaaatgatagatgaaGTTAGTGTTTCCATTGAAATAGATTCAGTCATTGcatttctcctgtgtgtgtgtgtctgtgtgtgtgtgtgtgtgtgttattccttgatttccacTTCATATAGTTTTCTTGGCGATTAGTTAGGGCCACGAGAAGTATTCTGCAGTACAGATAATCACTGCCTCAAACTATTCCCTTCTCTCTTTTAGCTCGGAGACGACCTTAATGGCCGTGAACACGTCTACGGCGTCCTCAGGGGCCAAAGTCTCCTCTGCTATCAGAATCAAGAAGACCAAGAGTCGGAGGACAAGCCATTACTCGTAATCCCCATCAAAAAGGTTGGTTCTGAATGAGTCTTATGAACAAATAGATGCATTCATTTCCATTATTATTACAACATGCCGAGGCTCACAGAGTGCACTGCATTAATGGTAAAAGAGAGAACCAGCGTTAGTTGTGTATATTTAAAGATCGGAAATagcttttaatgttttaaatagtGGAAAGTACATTTTCTGAAGTATTGTACAATACCGTTTTTACATGTCAAAGGTACTTAAACTTTACTTTGGTATTTTTATTCTAAATGCTACATCAGATTTCTActccatcacacacatacagtttactgtcacagagttgACCTGACAACATtggaaatacatttttcttttctttctttcttttctgtcccTGCACAGAAGTTTTACTTGGTTAGAAAAGgcaattaattttttattttatttccttccttcctgttgcTTAACCCCAATTGACCTTGTGACCGTCCGAAGAGTCCGACCCCGACTGTAGGTTTAGAAAATGCagaagtaaaaaagtaaaatcgTCTGTATTGCTTATAAATGTACTCTCACAGCGGCTATATGCATGTAAACGTTGTTTTTTGTCATTTGGACATTTGCTATGAGCTTCATTCAACCTGCAGTTGAAGCTGCTGAATGACTTCGTCAACGTTATTAGTATCTCAGCTGACAAATTGTAGTATCAAAAAGACACCTTTTGTAATTCACCAACATGTGCGGAGCATCAAAGAATATTCCTACCGTATCGCCGAAATAATTTAACGTGAAAGTTAATACTCGTCAatatttcattataaatatgtgtgtgtttttccttcTTGTCAGGACACCGTCTGCATGTCGGAGAACGATGAGCATCAATAGACAGGTGAGTGCTATCTATCTTCTCGGAATACGTATATTTCCATCAACCTCTTGCTCTCAGAGGACTTATAGCAACACACAAACTTTTACGTTTCACCGGTGATGTTGGACCTTCAGATCGGCCTTTTCAGAAAACTAAATACAATAACAAACGCTAATGTCGCATGTGTCGTGTCGTGACACGCGAATGGTTGGAGGGGATCTTTATCTTCATCATTATTAGGCTGCGTGTGTTTATTTTAAGGAAAACGGCTGTCTATACCTGCGAGACAACATTCTTTTCTGACATGTTTCGGGCATCGTGGAACAAGACATACCCGTTGATAAAATGCGTGTCATAAAGAAAATATTCGGATGATGTCTCGAGTGAGAATGTGTTTACTTGTCAGTACTTCCTCATCTTTTGAATATGAcctttatatacaggactgtctcagaaaattagaatattgtgataaagttctgtattttctgtaatgcaattaaaaaaacaaaaatgtcatgcattctggattcattacaaatcaactgaaatattgcaagccttttattcttttaatattgctgattatggcttacagcttaagaaaactctaaaatcctatctcataaaatttgaatatttcctcagaccaagtaaaaaaaaagatttataacagcaaaacaaaatcaaacatttgaaaatgtgtttccaggtgtttcgagttaattagacgattcaagtgatttgtttaataccctactagtatactttttcatgatattctaagatttagagataggatatttgagttttcttaagctgtaagccataatcagcaatattaaaagaataaaaggcttgcaatatttcagttgatttgtaatgaatccagaatgcatgacatttttgtttttttaattgcattacagaaaataaagaactttatcacaatattctaattttctgagacagtcctgtatattaatgttgcacatcaaaTTAAGCAACAGAGCCTGGGCTACAATAATCTgtcagccatttaaaaaaaactacaacagaAATCTCAAATAATCAGTCTAGTTCCATAGTTCGGTGGCATACTAGTGCGGTACGAACTTAATGGCGTCTCTATAATCAGTTTCCATTATGTTGGGGTAATAATATACATCTATTAAATCGAGTAAATATagcaaaaatgtattaaaagttAAGATTAAGGGGACTGGTGGTTTTGATTATGGGGACACCCGAACATAGTGATAATGTTCCAGCCAGATCAAACTTTACACAGCCTAGTTTTAAGGATTGAAACATTACCAATCTTAtaacgtgtcgggtgacgcggcgcggaaagaactcgtcacacgaaatcttcaccgtgatttgtcaatccgtttgtctgtcaacattttgcgaaaaaaccaaccaatgaacactcagtaaatcacaaaggacctcccacctcacaggtgaggctcattagcaacctgtcagtcagagaagacagagaacacggcgcggaCAACTGTCCCTCAttgtatagagctgagattgttctggaatgtttgatgtagaacacgtggggatgtgtcatatgcaaacgcctttaaaaggtgaatttaattttttttgtaaaatcgagaaaatgagcccagcctccagagggaacgttacatatttgaatgttagtttaccaaggccactggttctgctgttgtgttgttcaatgttaaagatgactaCCAATTTATCatacacgatattaaatacctc
The window above is part of the Pseudoliparis swirei isolate HS2019 ecotype Mariana Trench chromosome 15, NWPU_hadal_v1, whole genome shotgun sequence genome. Proteins encoded here:
- the LOC130205712 gene encoding rhotekin-like; the encoded protein is MGSLPYELYDPTFLCEVSVGIWPSEDVEPCLGEISLSDLRIPLMWKDSEYFKNKGELQRCAVFCLLQSGTEIHDTDLVMVDRTLTDICFEGTTILHTRVEAATRLRVELYSSCAVEDFSPGALGPRRASGLGASVGCSSGKTIRAAFEFAAVCGSSGGNTGPGSVSPPRSPDLSARGPKYNLLAHTTLRIEHVREGFKTHDWCLAATEDNPFWLPLYGNMCCRLVAQPRCMMHPIKSGRLEVKLGDDLNGREHVYGVLRGQSLLCYQNQEDQESEDKPLLVIPIKKDTVCMSENDEHQCQWKQCCDQLMKIETQSSRKVIPVKQGSLYHEIVTPSSPGEGLVVPDLSVEIRTLLSSYYKESY